The genomic window AATATACCATTGCATATGATGCTATCGCCGTCATTGTTCATGCAAAGAACGACCCTATTGACCGGCTGGATAGCAAAACAATTAAAAAAATTTACACCGGTTTTGTTCATAATTGGAAGGATTTGGGAGGGTACGATCGACCTTTAGTAGCCATCTCCCGGGATACCAATTCCGGGACTTTTGAAATCTTCAACGATCATATTTTAGAGGACGAGGAAATGGCACCTCAAGTTTTAAGATTAACTTCGAATCGGCCTATACTTGATGAAGTGTCCAGGAATTTAAATGCTATCGGTTACGTTGGTTTTGGTTATCTTACTCCCCAGGTAAAAGTTTTAGCTTTGGATGATGTTGAACCAACCCAGGAAAATGTTATTCGTGGGAACTATCCTTTGAGCAGAGAGCTTTTCCTTTACACTGCAACCGTTCCCGACGAGCTCTCTCTAAAATTTATTAATTATGTTTTTAGTGATAAAGGGCAGAGGATTGTCAAAGAAGAAGGCTTTATTCCTATACAATAGGAACCTAATTAATTATAACTATGAAAAAGAATACATCC from Candidatus Atribacteria bacterium ADurb.Bin276 includes these protein-coding regions:
- the pstS1 gene encoding Phosphate-binding protein PstS 1 precursor is translated as MFKLRLFLIIILFIFLIVGFSSAKEKINIQGSTTVLPIIQIMAEEFMNDYPEYEVTISGGGSGVGIAALIDQIADIAMSSREIKENELQKAREKGLDVQEYTIAYDAIAVIVHAKNDPIDRLDSKTIKKIYTGFVHNWKDLGGYDRPLVAISRDTNSGTFEIFNDHILEDEEMAPQVLRLTSNRPILDEVSRNLNAIGYVGFGYLTPQVKVLALDDVEPTQENVIRGNYPLSRELFLYTATVPDELSLKFINYVFSDKGQRIVKEEGFIPIQ